A region from the Aegilops tauschii subsp. strangulata cultivar AL8/78 chromosome 5, Aet v6.0, whole genome shotgun sequence genome encodes:
- the LOC109753820 gene encoding protein WHAT'S THIS FACTOR 1, chloroplastic — protein sequence MAPSTLSFLPAHAQPLFPLHPRRLRHLGAAPTTPKPLTLAVRCAAKAAASPAPARPIPPPKLVRCPALDRQAARASRLRFARKLLTLLLSKPRGFLPLRVLLRCRRFLGLPRRRPLVPFVLRYPTLFRLFQAPISRPLSPSLSTLAVALTPAAHALAADLAALRGAELAPGLADKVHRLLLMTPRRSLLVSKLAHIAPDLGLAMDFRATLCPRHPDVFTFANTSHGHALQLVDPPPPPPSPLPPPLRPAVRPDRLIDRPRRFPHLPLRRGLNLRRAHRDYLLRFHSLPEASPFEPLEEGASAEMAERRACAVVREVLAMTVEKRTLVDHLTHFRRDFGLPNRLRALLVRHPELFYVSIKGVRHSAFLVEAFDDDGRLLVEDGMLVGRDRLEELVREGKKIRRAQKKGVFPVDGDSDEEDEEDDNVAEGSSEVDGEFGDLFEEESVTGEDWNEVGDGGGIEGDDDEDDPESDAMEEFWVKKAAEEGLVDSGTEHDVW from the coding sequence CcaccctctccttcctccccgcGCACGCGCAGCCCCTCTTCCCCCTTCACCCCCGCCGTCTCCGCCATCTAGGCGCCGCGCCGACCACTCCCAAACCCCTCACACTCGCCGTCCGGTGCGCCGCGAaggcggcggcgtcgccggcgccggcgaggcCCATCCCGCCGCCGAAGCTGGTCCGCTGCCCGGCGCTGGACCGgcaggcggcgcgcgcgagccGGCTCCGCTTCGCCCGCAAGCTCCTCACCCTGCTCCTCTCCAAGCCGCGCGGCTTCCTcccgctccgcgtcctcctccgctgccgccgcttcctcggcctcccgcgccgccgcccgctcgtCCCCTTCGTGCTCCGCTACCCGACCCTCTTCCGCCTCTTCCAGGCGCCCATCTCCCGCCCGCTCTCGCCCTCCCTCTCCACCCTCGCCGTCGCGCTCACCCCCGCCGCCCATGCGCTCGCCGCCGACCTCGCCGCCCTGCGCGGGGCCGAGCTCGCGCCGGGCCTCGCGGACAAGGTGCACCGCCTCCTCCTCATGACCCCCCGGCGCAGCCTCCTGGTGTCGAAGCTCGCGCACATCGCGCCCGACCTCGGCCTCGCCATGGACTTCCGCGCCACGCTCTGCCCCCGCCACCCGGACGTCTTCACCTTCGCGAACACCTCCCACGGCCACGCGCTCCAGCTGGtcgacccgccgccgccgcccccttcacCCCTCCCCCCGCCGCTCCGCCCCGCCGTGCGGCCCGACCGCCTCATCGACCGGCCGCGGAGGTTCCCGCACCTCCCGCTCCGCCGTGGGCTCAACCTCCGCCGCGCGCACCGGGACTACCTCCTGCGATTCCACAGCCTGCCCGAGGCCTCCCCGTTCGAGCCGCTGGAGGAGGGCGCGAGCGCGGAGATGGCGGAGCGGCGGGCGTGCGCGGTGGTGCGGGAGGTGCTGGCGATGACGGTGGAGAAGCGGACGCTGGTGGACCATCTCACGCACTTCCGCAGGGACTTCGGGCTGCCCAACCGGCTGCGCGCGCTGCTGGTGCGCCACCCGGAGCTGTTCTACGTGAGCATCAAGGGCGTCCGGCATTCGGCGTTCCTGGTGGAGGCGTTCGACGACGATGGAAGGCTTCTAGTGGAGGATGGCATGCTGGTTGGGAGGGACCGGTTGGAGGAGCTTGTCCGTGAGGGCAAGAAGATCAGAAGGGCTCAAAAGAAGGGTGTTTTTCCGGTTGATGGCGATAGTGATGAGGAGGATGAGGAAGATGATAATGTTGCAGAGGGTTCGTCGGAGGTGGATGGTGAATTTGGTGACCTGTTTGAAGAGGAAAGTGTCACCGGGGAAGACTGGAATGAGGTGGGTGATGGAGGCGGGATCGAGGGGGACGACGACGAAGATGATCCTGAATCggatgccatggaggagttttgggTGAAGAAGGCTGCGGAGGAAGGGCTGGTTGACAGTGGCACCGAGCATGATGTTTGGTGA